Proteins co-encoded in one Candidatus Zixiibacteriota bacterium genomic window:
- a CDS encoding DUF177 domain-containing protein, translating into MKPGISRHTYELDESELKIDWTDVAGVDSCIVDVEIDANAGEVIVRGQVSTDLKLECARCLEPFDMSTVFQLALIIKLAHDGKLTGPESESSDDYFIVPDTTEEFDLAPIIAERVILSLPLKPLCSDSCEGLCPNCGVNRNLETCECTNETVDERLSVLAKLKETDGGN; encoded by the coding sequence ATGAAACCGGGAATTTCCCGCCACACATATGAATTGGATGAGTCCGAACTGAAGATCGACTGGACCGATGTCGCTGGGGTCGACAGTTGCATAGTCGATGTCGAGATCGATGCTAACGCCGGGGAAGTCATTGTCCGGGGTCAGGTATCGACAGATCTGAAACTTGAATGCGCGAGGTGCCTGGAACCTTTTGATATGTCAACGGTTTTTCAACTGGCGCTCATAATTAAGTTAGCGCATGACGGCAAGTTGACCGGACCTGAAAGTGAGTCCAGTGATGACTATTTCATAGTTCCGGACACTACGGAGGAATTCGACCTCGCACCTATAATCGCTGAGAGAGTCATTTTATCTCTCCCACTGAAACCTTTGTGTAGCGATAGCTGCGAGGGACTCTGCCCCAACTGCGGGGTAAACAGGAACTTAGAGACTTGTGAATGTACAAACGAGACAGTTGATGAGCGTCTTAGTGTGCTCGCCAAATTGAAGGAAACAGACGGAGGAAATTGA